One window of Trichoderma breve strain T069 chromosome 3, whole genome shotgun sequence genomic DNA carries:
- a CDS encoding snoRNA binding domain, fibrillarin domain-containing protein has translation MSTVADDLLNDFGSSGDEADELDNEGLVLTEKPEKAANGDRDAMDVDDDDDNDEGSEDEGAGALNDMEDAEATKAKVEKMQLGAVKDVRSVASLMQTLEPILEKITYYQSQPTAQQTSVGNIEDHPEYHLLTQSNSLSTMIDGEVALVHKFIRDHYSTRFPELERLVTTPLEYAKVVAIIGNDNPLGVGLKAVLDGPSLMIVTVEATTSKGHEMVAEELQRVRQACEMMIALHRAKQTLTEYVQSRMNIFAPNLTILIGSLTAAQLLNAAGGLTGLSKTPACNIPSWGSKKRQAGLATNIGIRQQGYLYNSEIIRGIPNDLKKQAMRIVAAKLVLAARVDRIHSSADGSTGEQLKSACLERLEKLTEPPPNKGQRALPVPDDKPARKRGGRRARKAKEALAMTELRKAQNRMAFGKEEKEVGYGTGEGTVGMGMIGQSNDGRIRGMQVDQRTRAKLGVKNKGWGGASTLGGGTASSIGGFGMAPGMDLRGKGLRTSGVGSTVGSATGTQSSLAFTPVQGLELVDPKVRAELSRKRKAEEDKWFKGGSFTQVGNGGGGGFKVPDLPASKRVDTGASKMGPPPVPNRK, from the exons ATGTCGACAGTCGCCGACGACCTGCTCAACGATTTTGGAAGCTCAGGAGACGAGGCAGATGAGCTGGACAACGAAGGTCTCGTACTCACAGAAAAGCCGGAGAAAGCAGCGAATGGCGATCgcgatgccatggatgtggacgatgacgacgacaatGACGAAGGCtcagaagatgaaggcgcaGGTGCATTGAACGACatggaagatgcagaagcaaCCAAGGCAAAGgtcgagaagatgcagctGGGTGCCGTCAAAGACGTCCGCAGCGTGGCCAGTCTGATGCAGACGCTGGAACCTATCCTCGAG AAAATCACATATTACCAGTCGCAACCGACGGCGCAGCAAACCAGCGTTGGCAACATTGAAGACCACCCCGAGTACCACCTGTTGACGCAGTCCAACAGCCTATCGACCATGATAGACGGCGAAGTCGCGCTTGTGCACAAGTTCATTCGCGATCATTACTCGACTCGTTTTCCCGAACTAGAACGCCTCGTTACGACCCCGTTGGAATATGCCAAGGTGGTGGCCATCATTGGAAACG ACAACCCTCTTGGCGTCGGACTAAAGGCTGTCCTCGACGGACCCTCACTCATGATTGTTACGGTGGAAGCCACCACCTCGAAAGGACATGAAATGGTGGCCGAGGAGCTACAACGAGTACGACAGGCCTGCGAAATGATGATTGCCCTTCACAGAGCGAAGCAGACTCTCACAGAATACGTGCAATCACGAATGAACATTTTCGCACCCAACTTGACGATCCTCATCGGCTCACTCACGGCTGCACAACTCCTTAATGCTGCTGGAGGTCTGACAGGTTTGTCCAAGACACCAGCATGCAATATTCCTTCCTGGGGCTCCAAGAAACGACAGGCCGGCCTAGCAACCAACATCGGCATCCGTCAGCAAGGCTACCTCTACAACTCTGAGATTATCCGGGGTATTCCCAACGACTTGAAGAAGCAAGCGATGAGAATCGTGGCAGCCAAGCTCGTCTTGGCCGCACGAGTCGATCGCATCCACTCCAGCGCCGACGGCTCAACAGGAGAGCAACTGAAATCTGCCTGTCTAGAAAGGCTGGAGAAGCTTACCGAGCCCCCGCCTAACAAGGGACAGCGAGCGCTACCCGTGCCGGACGATAAACCCGCCCGAAAGCGAGGTGGTCGTCGGGCCaggaaggccaaggaggcgCTCGCCATGACGGAGCTGCGCAAGGCCCAGAACCGCATGGCATTtggcaaggaggagaaggaggtggGCTACGGCACGGGCGAAGGCACGGtgggcatgggcatgatTGGCCAGTCCAACGACGGACGTATTCGCGGCATGCAGGTCGATCAACGCACGCGGGCCAAACTCGGCGTCAAGAACAAGGGCTGGGGCGGCGCCAGCACACTGGGCGGAGGCACAGCATCATCCATTGGAGGCTTTGGTATGGCTCCCGGCATGGACCTCCGCGGCAAGGGGCTCCGGACATCGGGCGTGGGAAGCACCGTCGGCTCTGCGACCGGTACTCAATCATCATTGGCTTTCACTCCCGTCCAGGGCCTAGAGCTGGTCGACCCCAAGGTGCGCGCCGAGCTCAGCCGAAAGCGCAAAGCAGAGGAAGACAAGTGGTTCAAGGGCGGCAGCTTCACGCAGGTCGGCAACGGCGGCGGAGGTGGCTTCAAAGTCCCGGACCTGCCGGCGTCGAAGCGGGTCGATACCGGAGCTTCAAAGATGGGCCCGCCTCCGGTGCCGAACCGAAAATGA